From the Musa acuminata AAA Group cultivar baxijiao chromosome BXJ1-2, Cavendish_Baxijiao_AAA, whole genome shotgun sequence genome, one window contains:
- the LOC135607551 gene encoding large ribosomal subunit protein uL29-like — translation MARIKVHELRGKTKGELQNQLKDLKNELSLLRVAKVTGGAPNKLSKIKVVRLSIARVLTVISQTQKAKLREVYKKKKHIPLDLRPKKTRAIRRRLTKHQESLKTEREKKKEMYFPMRKYAIKA, via the exons ATGG CGAGGATTAAGGTCCACGAGCTTCGCGGGAAGACGAAGGGGGAGCTTCAGAACCAGCTGAAGGACCTCAAGAATGAGCTCTCCCTCCTCCGCGTCGCCAAGGTCACGGGCGGCGCCCCCAACAAGCTCTCCAAGAT AAAGGTGGTGAGGCTGTCGATCGCGCGGGTGCTGACAGTGATCTCGCAGACGCAGAAGGCGAAGCTGAGGGAGGTctacaagaagaagaagcacattcCGCTCGATCTCCGCCCCAAGAAGACTCGAGCCATCCGCCGCCGGCTAACCAAGCATCAG GAGTCACTGAAGACTGAGCgtgagaagaaaaaggagatgtACTTCCCAATGAGAAAGTATGCCATCAAAGCTTAG
- the LOC135607544 gene encoding probable membrane-associated kinase regulator 4, whose translation MARSLPPNDQLAEEDYIDMDFSSANFFCSSPPHPLIEFEFQMSANPQQSLPKSSPADELFYKGKLLPLHLPPRLQMVEELIQSAVTRTPSTAAATPYESCNASPAASRYVSGELNPEDYFHECSEELIESHPRKSWTRKLKFIKEAKAYFKSLFGKSRCPDEKCAASADRSPVYQKAARKNPFGRIQIGSHTALHAMKCKEEEKMMEEANLDHRRSFSSANYSQSSTKSFSVSSSCTSSKSSSFSSVNSKESQGQPMLKRSSSVNSDIESSIQGAIAYCKKSQQKDSARKSASDAGFCLLSVSKIAPDGEHEKPGLCWE comes from the coding sequence ATGGCAAGAAGCCTTCCTCCGAATGATCAGTTGGCAGAAGAAGACTACATTGACATGGACTTCAGCTCCGCCAACTTCTTCTGCTCTTCCCCTCCTCATCCTTTAATAGAATTCGAATTCCAGATGAGTGCCAATCCACAGCAGAGCCTGCCGAAGTCCTCCCCTGCAGATGAGCTCTTCTACAAGGGAAAGCTACTGCCGCTCCACCTTCCGCCGCGCCTGCAAATGGTGGAAGAGCTCATCCAAAGTGCAGTCACAAGAACGCCGAGTACCGCCGCCGCAACTCCATACGAGTCATGCAACGCATCGCCGGCTGCCTCTCGGTACGTGAGCGGAGAGCTCAACCCGGAGGACTACTTCCATGAGTGCTCGGAAGAGCTCATCGAATCGCACCCGAGGAAGTCATGGACCAGGAAGCTCAAGTTCATCAAGGAAGCCAAAGCTTATTTCAAGTCTCTTTTCGGCAAGTCTCGGTGTCCGGATGAGAAATGTGCGGCCTCTGCAGACCGCTCACCTGTCTACCAAAAGGCAGCAAGGAAGAACCCATTTGGGAGAATCCAAATTGGAAGTCACACAGCTTTGCACGCCATGAAgtgcaaagaagaagagaagatgatGGAAGAAGCGAACTTAGATCACAGGAGGTCTTTTTCGAGTGCAAATTACTCGCAATCATCAACTAAATCTTTCTCTGTTTCTTCATCATGCACGTCTTCTAAATCTTCTTCCTTCTCGAGTGTCAACTCCAAGGAATCTCAAGGACAACCGATGCTGAAAAGGAGTAGCAGTGTGAATTCAGATATAGAGAGTTCCATCCAAGGAGCAATTGCTTACTGTAAGAAGTCCCAACAGAAGGACTCTGCTAGAAAGAGTGCAAGTGATGCAGGATTCTGTCTTCTTTCTGTCTCTAAAATTGCTCCTGACGGTGAACATGAGAAGCCAGGACTCTGCTGGGAGTGA
- the LOC103975405 gene encoding protein SODIUM POTASSIUM ROOT DEFECTIVE 2 — translation MRRVNFSCVSPASAAICTSIDRRSMVRASTRRAIERHTPHLRDPRRAKSAFSSVTRTATEKKSPSQRRKSLDKPTDLISPPGSSRYLLNDDAFFDVFPIVDAAPPPLFSVERSPLEVIKKDVPAAVSTLSSAVPQNQVVHLRVSLHCKGCEGKVRKHISKMEGVTSFNIDFETKKVTVVGDVTPLGVLNSISKVKNAQFWPSPSSSPPPPPASS, via the exons ATGAGAAGAGTTAACTTCTCCTGTGTATCACCAGCATCAGCGGCAATATGCACGAGTATAGATCGGCGGTCGATGGTTCGAGCGAGCACCAGAAGAGCCATCGAGCGCCACACGCCTCACCTGAGAGATCCACGGAGAGCAAAGTCTGCTTTCAGCTCGGTAACTCGCACTGCAACGGAGAAGAAGTCTCCCAGCCAAAGGAGGAAGAGCTTGGACAAACCAACCGATCTCATCAGTCCACCCGGCTCTTCTCGGTATTTGTTGAACGATGATGCCTTCTTCGATGTGTTCCCCATCGTGGATGCTGCGCCTCCTCCTCTTTTCTCCGTCGAGCGGTCACCGCTTGAGGTTATCAAGAAAGACGTACCTGCTGCTGTCTCAACTCTATCCTCTGCTGTGCCACAGAACCAG GTGGTGCATCTGAGGGTTTCCTTGCATTGCAAAGGCTGTGAAGGGAAGGTCAGGAAGCACATCTCCAAGATGGAAG GCGTGACATCGTTCAACATAGATTTCGAGACGAAGAAGGTGACGGTGGTCGGAGACGTGACCCCGTTGGGAGTCCTGAACAGCATCTCCAAGGTCAAGAATGCTCAGTTCTGGCCTTCGCCTTCAtcgtcgccgccgcctccgccagcCTCCTCTTGA